A section of the Pan paniscus chromosome 11, NHGRI_mPanPan1-v2.0_pri, whole genome shotgun sequence genome encodes:
- the LOC117981690 gene encoding prohibitin 1-like has protein sequence MAAKMFEFIGKFGLALVVAGSVVNSALYSVDAGHRAVVFDRFRGVQDIVVGKGTHYLIPWLQKSMIFDCRSQPRNVPVITGSKDLQNVNLTLRIIFRPVASQLPHIFTSIGEDHDERVPPSITNKILKSVVARFEAGELITQREQISRQVSDDLTEPAATFGLILDDVSLTYLTLGKEFIEAVEAKQIAQQEAERARFVVEKAEQQKKAAIISAEGDSKVAELITNSLATAGDALIELPKLEAVEDITYQLLRSRNITYLRAGQSMPLQLPW, from the coding sequence ATGGCTGCCAAAATGTTTGAGTTCATCGGCAAGTTTGGCCTGGCCTTAGTTGTTGCAGGAAGCGTGGTGAACTCTGCCTTATATAGTGTGGACGCTGGGCACAGAGCTGTCGTCTTTGACCGATTCCGTGGAGTACAGGACATTGTGGTAGGCAAAGGGACTCACTATCTCATCCCATGGTTACAGAAATCAATGATCTTTGACTGCCGTTCTCAACCACGTAATGTGCCAGTCATCACCGGTAGCAAAGATTTACAGAATGTCAACCTCACACTGCGCATCATCTTCCGGCCCGTCGCTAGCCAGCTTCctcacatcttcaccagcatcggAGAGGACCATGATGAGCGTGTGCCGCCGTCCATCACGAACAAGATCCTCAAGTCAGTGGTGGCTCGCTTTGAAGCTGGAGAACTAATCACCCAGAGAGAGCAGATCTCCAGGCAGGTGAGCGATGACCTTACGGAGCCAGCAGCCACCTTTGGGCTCATTCTGGACGACGTGTCCTTGACATATCTGACCCTCGGGAAGGAGTTCATAGAAGCGGTGGAAGCCAAACAGATAGCTCAGCAGGAAGCAGAGAGGGCCAGATTTGTGGTGGAAAAGGCTGAGCAGCAGAAAAAGGCGGCCATCATCTCTGCTGAGGGCGACTCCAAGGTGGCCGAGCTGATCACCAACTCACTGGCCACAGCAGGGGACGCCCTGATCGAGCTGCCCAAGCTGGAAGCTGTGGAGGACATCACCTACCAGCTTTTACGCTCTCGGAACATCACCTACCTGCGGGCAGGGCAGTCCATGCCCCTGCAGCTGCCCTGGTGA